From a single Apium graveolens cultivar Ventura chromosome 2, ASM990537v1, whole genome shotgun sequence genomic region:
- the LOC141698401 gene encoding uncharacterized protein LOC141698401 has translation MGYYLADEIYPPYATFVKTISAPQVNKRKYFAQMQESARKDVEHAFGVLQARFAIVRGPARFWDIETLKYIVLACIIMHNMIIEDERDMQDIDYDYETYDETPSIQISREHTNTIKEFMEFHH, from the coding sequence ATGGGATACTACTTAGCTGATGAAATATATCCTCCTTATGCAACTTTTGTGAAGACTATTTCTGCTCCCCAGGTGAATAAGAGAAAATATTTTGCTCAAATGCAAGAGTCGGCTAGAAAAGATGTTGAACATGCTTTTGGAGTTCTTCAAGCTAGATTCGCTATTGTGCGAGGGCCTGCTCGGTTTTGGGACATTGAGACACTTAAATACATCGTGTTAGCATGTATAATAATGCATAATATGATTATTGAAGACGAAAGAGATATGCAAGATATAGATTATGATTACGAGACATATGATGAAACACCATCTATTCAAATATCTCGTGAACACACAAATACAATAAAAGAGTTCATGGAATTTCATCATTAG
- the LOC141708243 gene encoding protein SGT1 homolog, whose amino-acid sequence MATTTTMDLEAKAKAAFIDDHFELAVDLYTQAISLNPKHPELYADRAQANIKLLHFTEAVADANRAIEMDPSMTKAYLRKGIACLRLEEYHTAKAALEIGASLASEDSRFVNLIKECDECIAEENSQLSGQSVITSSTDNVASGSHTLDKALPPNSMEPGNNLSDQAVEALLPKPKYRHEFYQKPEEVVVTIFAKGVPASSVVIEFGEQIISVTIDASGEDTYVFQPRLYGKIVPAKCKYEVLSTKIEIRLAKAEATHWTSLEYSKNNAVPQKTYVSTSTQRPAYPTSKPKTVDWDKLEAEVKKEEKEEKLDGDAALNKFFRDIYQDADEDTRRAMRKSFVESNGTVLSTNWKDVGSKKVEGSAPDGMEMRKWEY is encoded by the exons ATGGCTACAACGACGACGATGGATCTGGAAGCGAAAGCCAAGGCAGCGTTTATCGACGACCACTTTGAACTTGCAGTTGACTTGTACACACAAGCCATCTCTCTCAATCCTAAACACCCCGAACTCTACGCCGATCGTGCTCAAGCCAATATCAAACTCCTTCATTTCACTG AGGCTGTTGCTGATGCAAACAGAGCAATTGAAATGGATCCTTCAATGACTAAGGCATATTTACGAAAAGG TATTGCTTGTTTGAGGCTTGAAGAGTATCACACTGCTAAGGCTGCCTTAGAAATAGGCGCTTCATTGGCATCAGAAGATTCAAGATTTGTTAATCTGATCAAAGAATGTGATGAGTGTATTGCAG AGGAAAATAGTCAGCTATCAGGACAGTCGGTGATAACATCCTCCACTGACAATGTTGCATCTGGATCTCATACATTAGATAAAGCTTTACCTCCCAACAGTATGGAGCCAGGTAATAACTTGTCTGATCAGGCAGTGGAAGCACTGTTACCCAAACCAAAATACAG GCATGAATTCTATCAGAAACCAGAGGAAGTGGTTGTGACTATCTTTGCAAAGGGCGTACCTGCTAGCAGTGTTGTTATCGAGTTCGGCGAGCAAATA ATAAGTGTTACGATAGATGCATCTGGTGAAGATACATATGTCTTTCAGCCTCGCCTATATGGAAAG ATAGTCCCTGCAAAGTGCAAGTATGAAGTACTGTCTACCAAAATCGAAATTCGCCTCGCCAAGGCTGAAGCCACACACTGGACATCTCTGGAGTACAGTAAGAACAATGCAGTTCCTCAGAAGACATATGTGTCAACAA GCACTCAAAGACCTGCTTACCCAACCTCAAAACCAAAGACAGTGGACTGGGACAAATTGGAAGCTGAAGTTAAAAAGGAG gaaaaagaagaaaagttggatgGAGATGCTGCCTTGAACAAATTTTTCAGAGACATATACCAAGATGCTGATGAGGACACTAGAAGAGCAATGAGAAAATCTTTT GTCGAGTCAAATGGGACAGTGCTCTCTACGAATTGGAAAGACGTGGGTTCGAAAAAAGTTGAGGGGAGTGCCCCAGATGGGATGGAGATGAGGAAGTGGGAGTACTAG
- the LOC141708245 gene encoding ABC transporter G family member 4-like gives MADPQSPQKTSPKTYQITASSISYSKSTTSFSFRTCTPTPLNYILQDITLTAYPSQILAIVGPSGAGKSTLLDILAARTSPTNGTLLLNSSPLNHSSFRKLSAYVPQHDACLPLLTVAETFAFAASLLNPKTSEISIIVNSLLSELRLTHLSHTRLGEGLSGGERRRVSIGLSLLHDPAVLLLDEPTSGLDSTSAFNVMQTLRSIANSRQRTIILSIHQPSFKILSTIDQILLLSKGKVVHHGTLSSLEAFLLSNGFTVPPQLNALEYAMEILNQLNISKSIVPSSQTDTSILTCSEPKTRGKIRYKSSRLHEIAILYNRFLKIIYRTKQLLLTNTLQALGVGLILGTIYINIGFDKTGIEKRLGLFAFTLTFLLSSTTETLPIFINERPIILRETSSGVYRISSYLIANTLVFLPYLLIIAILYSTSVYFLVGLCATWQAFAYFVLVIWVIVLMANSFVLFLSSVAPNYIAGTSLVTILLAGFFLFSGYFISQDNMPKYWVFMHYFSMYKYALDALLINEYSCLLSRCLIWFDEKNKTCMFTGHDVMVKRGLHENQRWTNIYILIGFFIFYRVLCLLVLIRRVSRCKK, from the coding sequence ATGGCAGATCCACAATCACCTCAAAAAACTTCTCCCAAAACATACCAAATTACAGCTTCTTCAATCTCCTACTCCAAATCCACCACCAGTTTTTCTTTTAGAACTTGCACTCCAACACCTTTAAACTATATCTTACAAGACATCACTCTCACTGCATATCCCTCTCAAATCCTTGCCATTGTAGGCCCAAGCGGTGCCGGAAAATCCACTCTTTTAGACATATTAGCAGCTAGAACATCCCCAACAAATGGCACTTTACTTCTCAATTCTTCTCCTCTCAATCATTCTTCATTTCGAAAGCTCTCGGCTTATGTTCCTCAGCATGATGCATGTCTCCCTTTACTTACTGTTGCTGAAACTTTTGCCTTTGCTGCCAGCCTCCTTAACCCTAAAACATCTGAGATCTCTATCATTGTCAATTCTCTTCTCAGTGAGCTAAGATTAACACATTTATCACACACAAGGCTCGGGGAAGGCTTATCAGGCGGCGAACGTCGCCGCGTTTCGATTGGCCTCAGTCTTCTCCATGATCCAGCAGTGTTGCTTCTGGATGAGCCAACATCAGGGCTTGATAGTACCTCGGCTTTCAATGTAATGCAGACGCTAAGATCAATAGCTAACTCGCGTCAACGGACCATAATCTTATCAATACACCAGCCaagttttaagattttgtccacCATTGATCAAATTCTCTTGTTATCAAAAGGAAAAGTTGTGCATCATGGCACACTTTCTTCACTTGAAGCCTTCTTACTATCCAATGGATTTACTGTCCCTCCACAGCTCAACGCACTAGAATACGCAATGGAGATACTAAATCAACTCAACATCAGTAAATCCATTGTGCCGTCATCACAAACAGACACTTCAATTCTCACTTGTTCTGAACCTAAAACAAGAGGAAAGATCAGATACAAAAGCTCCAGGCTCCACGAAATCGCGATTCTCTACAACAGGTTCTTGAAAATCATCTACAGAACAAAACAGCTCCTCTTGACCAATACATTGCAGGCACTCGGTGTAGGGCTTATTTTAGGAACGATCTACATCAATATAGGTTTCGACAAGACTGGAATAGAGAAGAGATTAGGACTCTTCGCATTCACCCTCACTTTTCTTCTTTCCTCCACAACTGAAACCCTTCCAATCTTCATTAATGAGAGGCCAATCATTCTTAGAGAAACGTCAAGTGGAGTTTACAGGATATCATCATATCTAATAGCGAATACGCTAGTTTTTCTACCGTATCTGCTCATCATCGCAATTCTCTACTCTACTTCAGTTTACTTCTTGGTTGGTCTTTGTGCAACATGGCAAGCATTTGCATACTTCGTTCTGGTCATATGGGTTATAGTTTTGATGGCCAATTCGTTTGTTTTGTTCTTGAGTTCTGTGGCTCCAAACTACATAGCCGGAACCTCACTCGTAACGATACTCCTAGCCGGATTCTTTCTATTCTCAGGCTACTTCATCTCACAAGATAACATGCCAAAGTATTGGGTTTTCATGCACTACTTTTCAATGTACAAATATGCACTTGATGCTCTATTGATCAACGAGTATTCTTGTCTACTGTCAAGGTGTTTGATATGGTTTGATGAGAAAAACAAGACGTGCATGTTCACGGGACATGATGTGATGGTAAAGAGAGGGCTTCATGAGAATCAGAGATGGACAAACATCTACATCTTAATTGGATTCTTCATCTTTTATCGTGTTCTTTGTTTATTGGTTTTGATCAGAAGGGTCTCGAGATGCAAGAAATGA